From Cellulomonas oligotrophica, a single genomic window includes:
- a CDS encoding sugar ABC transporter ATP-binding protein → MSAPPAAPVVQMSGISIAFPGVKALDDVSFRLFPGEVHALMGENGAGKSTLIKALTGVYATDSGQIEVDGREQRFDGPDQAQAAGISTVYQEVNLCANLTVAENVMLGHEPRRGPFIDWRATRRTAAEYLRRLNLDIDPRSMLGSHTIAVQQLCAIARALVVDAKVLILDEPTSSLDNAEVAELFRVVRRLRDDGVAVLFVSHFLDQVYELCDRVTVLRNGRFVGEHRIDELPRRDLVAAMIGKSRDALAGIEEKARSTITIHSEKETPFLSVVGLGKNGSVRPFDVDLYAGEILGVAGLLGSGRTEMARLLAGADRPDTGEVRVQSTLTRLTSPLVALARGIAYSTEDRKKEGIVGDLTVRENIALAMQARRGAWRPVPRRQLDDVVDRYITALQISPPNPNALIRNLSGGNQQKVLLARWLATAPRLLILDEPTRGIDVGAKAEIQKLVTELAQDGMSVVFISSELDEVLRLSQRLVVMRDREKVDELVNADDVTTATILETIAESGAHA, encoded by the coding sequence ATGTCCGCACCACCCGCCGCCCCCGTCGTCCAGATGAGCGGCATCTCCATCGCCTTCCCCGGCGTCAAGGCCCTCGACGACGTGTCCTTCCGCCTCTTCCCGGGCGAGGTCCACGCGCTCATGGGGGAGAACGGCGCCGGCAAGTCGACCCTCATCAAGGCGCTCACGGGCGTCTACGCCACCGACTCGGGGCAGATCGAGGTCGACGGGCGCGAGCAGCGCTTCGACGGCCCCGACCAGGCGCAGGCCGCCGGCATCTCGACCGTGTACCAGGAGGTCAACCTCTGCGCGAACCTCACGGTGGCCGAGAACGTCATGCTCGGCCACGAGCCGCGCCGCGGGCCCTTCATCGACTGGCGCGCGACCCGCCGCACCGCCGCCGAGTACCTGCGGCGCCTCAACCTCGACATCGACCCGCGCTCCATGCTGGGCTCGCACACCATCGCCGTGCAGCAGCTGTGCGCGATCGCCCGCGCGCTCGTCGTCGACGCCAAGGTGCTCATCCTCGACGAGCCGACGTCGTCCCTCGACAACGCCGAGGTCGCCGAGCTGTTCCGGGTCGTGCGGCGCCTGCGCGACGACGGCGTCGCCGTCCTGTTCGTCTCGCACTTCCTCGACCAGGTCTACGAGCTCTGCGACCGCGTCACCGTGCTGCGCAACGGCCGGTTCGTCGGCGAGCACCGCATCGACGAGCTGCCCCGCCGCGACCTCGTCGCCGCCATGATCGGCAAGTCCCGCGACGCGCTCGCCGGGATCGAGGAGAAGGCCCGCTCGACCATCACGATCCACTCCGAGAAGGAGACGCCGTTCCTCAGCGTCGTCGGGCTCGGCAAGAACGGGTCCGTGCGGCCCTTCGACGTCGACCTGTACGCCGGCGAGATCCTCGGCGTCGCCGGTCTGCTGGGCTCCGGCCGTACCGAGATGGCCCGCCTGCTCGCCGGCGCGGACCGCCCCGACACCGGCGAGGTCCGCGTCCAGAGCACGCTGACCCGGCTGACGTCCCCGCTCGTCGCGCTCGCCCGCGGCATCGCCTACTCCACGGAGGACCGCAAGAAGGAGGGCATCGTCGGCGACCTCACCGTGCGCGAGAACATCGCGCTCGCGATGCAGGCCCGCCGCGGCGCCTGGCGGCCCGTGCCGCGCCGCCAGCTCGACGACGTCGTCGACCGGTACATCACCGCGCTGCAGATCAGCCCGCCGAACCCGAACGCCCTCATCCGGAACCTGTCGGGCGGCAACCAGCAGAAGGTGCTCCTCGCCCGCTGGCTCGCCACGGCGCCGCGCCTGCTCATCCTCGACGAGCCGACCCGCGGGATCGACGTCGGCGCCAAGGCCGAGATCCAGAAGCTCGTCACCGAGCTCGCCCAGGACGGCATGTCCGTCGTCTTCATCTCCTCCGAGCTCGACGAGGTCCTGCGCCTGAGCCAGCGCCTCGTCGTCATGCGCGACCGCGAGAAGGTCGACGAGCTCGTCAACGCCGACGACGTCACGACCGCGACCATCCTCGAGACCATCGCCGAGAGCGGGGCCCACGCATGA
- a CDS encoding ABC transporter substrate-binding protein, whose product MMGITRTRTRIAGALTAVTVLALAACGGGSTDTGSSDDGGDLIRVGFSQLGAESGWRTANTESVKASLSEENGFDLTFVDAQQKQENQIKALRDFIAQDVDVIAFSPVIETGWDEVLQEIKDSGIPVVLVDRTVDTTVEDPFVTWIGADFKQEGTTAGEWVAENAPDAKIFELQGTLGSGAQVDREEGFGEVVGDQIIGKASGNFTRAEGKTAVEAALQAYPEMTMIFTHNDDMGLGAIEAIEAAGKVPGEDIQIVSIDGVRDGLQALVDKKFNYVVECNPVFGDQLAELITQVADGADVPKETIVIDAAFDQTITQADVDARLY is encoded by the coding sequence ATGATGGGCATCACCCGCACCCGCACCCGCATCGCCGGTGCGCTCACGGCGGTCACCGTCCTGGCCCTGGCCGCCTGCGGCGGGGGCAGCACGGACACCGGGAGCAGCGACGACGGCGGCGACCTCATCCGCGTGGGCTTCTCCCAGCTCGGCGCGGAGTCGGGCTGGCGCACCGCCAACACCGAGTCCGTCAAGGCCAGCCTCAGCGAGGAGAACGGCTTCGACCTCACGTTCGTCGACGCCCAGCAGAAGCAGGAGAACCAGATCAAGGCCCTGCGCGACTTCATCGCCCAGGACGTCGACGTCATCGCGTTCTCCCCGGTCATCGAGACCGGCTGGGACGAGGTGCTCCAGGAGATCAAGGACTCCGGCATCCCCGTCGTGCTCGTCGACCGCACGGTCGACACCACGGTCGAGGACCCGTTCGTCACGTGGATCGGCGCCGACTTCAAGCAGGAGGGCACCACCGCGGGGGAGTGGGTCGCGGAGAACGCGCCCGACGCCAAGATCTTCGAGCTGCAGGGCACGCTCGGCTCCGGTGCCCAGGTCGACCGCGAGGAGGGCTTCGGCGAGGTCGTGGGCGACCAGATCATCGGCAAGGCGTCCGGCAACTTCACGCGTGCCGAGGGCAAGACGGCCGTCGAGGCCGCCCTCCAGGCGTACCCGGAGATGACGATGATCTTCACGCACAACGACGACATGGGTCTCGGTGCCATCGAGGCCATCGAGGCGGCCGGCAAGGTCCCCGGCGAGGACATCCAGATCGTGTCCATCGACGGTGTCCGCGACGGCCTGCAGGCGCTCGTCGACAAGAAGTTCAACTACGTGGTGGAGTGCAACCCGGTGTTCGGCGACCAGCTGGCCGAGCTCATCACGCAGGTCGCCGACGGTGCGGACGTGCCGAAGGAGACCATCGTCATCGACGCGGCCTTCGACCAGACGATCACCCAGGCCGACGTCGACGCCCGGCTGTACTGA
- a CDS encoding LacI family DNA-binding transcriptional regulator — MGVDDVSAVAPGATSAPGRARPRPPAITDVASAAGVSYQTVSRVLNDHPNVARETRARVLDAVQRLGYRRNIAAAALKTRRTGVVGVVATGSNLFGPTRTLVAIEQAARARGVFVSLTTVDLQSKSEVGAAIEHLLDQGVDGIVVIASHDEAATAVLEANATVPVVVAGRPGREGVLAVAVDQEAGATIATRHLLELGHRDVLHLAGPSPWVDARARAVGFRETMAAAGLAPRTLWADGWDAETGYRVGQELVSRVRRRRSVLPTAVFAANDLLALGVVHALADARLRVPDDVSVVGYDDGDGAAHFVPPLTTVAQELDELGYRCVELLLAARDGVPASTSVSVSPRLLVRESTAAPRRHEPVLAPG; from the coding sequence GTGGGCGTCGACGACGTCTCGGCCGTCGCGCCGGGCGCGACCTCCGCCCCCGGGCGGGCCCGCCCCCGTCCGCCCGCCATCACCGACGTCGCCAGCGCGGCCGGGGTCTCCTACCAGACCGTCTCGCGCGTGCTCAACGACCACCCGAACGTGGCCCGCGAGACGCGTGCGCGGGTGCTCGACGCGGTGCAGCGGCTCGGGTACCGCCGCAACATCGCGGCCGCAGCCCTCAAGACGCGACGGACCGGCGTGGTCGGGGTCGTCGCGACGGGCTCCAACCTGTTCGGGCCGACCCGCACCCTCGTGGCCATCGAGCAGGCCGCCCGGGCCCGCGGGGTCTTCGTCAGCCTCACCACCGTGGACCTGCAGAGCAAGTCCGAGGTCGGCGCGGCCATCGAGCACCTGCTCGACCAGGGCGTCGACGGCATCGTGGTCATCGCCTCGCACGACGAGGCCGCGACGGCCGTCCTGGAGGCCAACGCGACGGTCCCCGTCGTGGTCGCGGGGCGGCCGGGCCGCGAGGGGGTCCTGGCGGTCGCGGTCGACCAGGAGGCCGGTGCGACGATCGCCACCCGGCACCTGCTCGAGCTCGGCCACCGCGACGTGCTGCACCTGGCCGGCCCGTCGCCGTGGGTCGACGCCCGCGCCCGCGCGGTCGGCTTCCGCGAGACCATGGCGGCCGCCGGGCTGGCGCCGCGCACCCTGTGGGCCGACGGGTGGGACGCCGAGACGGGCTACCGGGTGGGTCAGGAGCTCGTGAGCCGGGTGCGACGGCGGCGCAGCGTGCTGCCGACCGCGGTCTTCGCGGCCAACGACCTGCTCGCCCTCGGCGTGGTGCACGCCCTCGCCGACGCGCGCCTGCGGGTGCCCGACGACGTCTCGGTGGTCGGCTACGACGACGGCGACGGCGCCGCCCACTTCGTGCCGCCGCTGACGACGGTCGCCCAGGAGCTCGACGAGCTGGGCTACCGGTGCGTGGAGCTGCTGCTGGCGGCGCGCGACGGCGTGCCCGCCTCGACGTCGGTGTCGGTCTCGCCGCGGCTCCTCGTGCGCGAGAGCACGGCTGCGCCCCGGCGTCACGAGCCGGTGCTCGCGCCGGGCTGA
- a CDS encoding MarR family winged helix-turn-helix transcriptional regulator, with amino-acid sequence MAETDPRWLTADEQRAWIALAGTLIWLPAALDAQLQRDAGISHAEYQVLSWLSMSEGRTRRMSELAESSNVTLSHLSRIVARLEGRGWVRRTPDPDDGRYTLALLTEEGWDKVVATAPGHVEAVRTCVFDQLTAAQVRQLEHIGSRLLDHLHPGCRPGAPRGGQDA; translated from the coding sequence ATGGCCGAGACCGACCCCCGCTGGCTCACCGCCGACGAGCAGCGTGCCTGGATCGCGCTCGCCGGCACGCTCATCTGGCTGCCGGCCGCGCTCGACGCCCAGCTGCAGCGCGACGCCGGCATCAGCCACGCCGAGTACCAGGTGCTCTCGTGGCTGTCGATGAGCGAGGGGCGCACGCGCCGCATGAGCGAGCTCGCCGAGTCCTCGAACGTCACGCTCTCGCACCTGTCCCGCATCGTCGCCCGGCTCGAGGGGCGCGGCTGGGTGCGGCGCACGCCCGATCCCGACGACGGCCGCTACACGCTCGCGCTGCTCACCGAGGAGGGCTGGGACAAGGTGGTGGCCACGGCTCCCGGTCACGTCGAGGCGGTGCGCACCTGCGTCTTCGACCAGCTCACCGCGGCCCAGGTCCGTCAGCTCGAGCACATCGGCTCGCGGCTGCTCGACCACCTGCACCCCGGCTGCCGCCCCGGCGCGCCCCGCGGCGGCCAGGACGCCTGA
- a CDS encoding NADP-dependent oxidoreductase: MRAARFHEFGGPEVLVVEDAPEPRAGAGEVRVRVAAASVNPIDWKVRAGYLKDAMPVTFPAIPGRDAAGVVDEVGEGVTGVQVGDRVWGLGGLGGATAELAVLSAFAPVPSTWTLEQAAAAGLATATATAALDALGDLAGRTLLVEGAAGGVGSAAVEIAVARGATVVGTASERNHDFLRELGAVPTTYGEGLADRVAQVAPQGVDAVFDTAGSGSLADLVAIVGDASRVATVADYSAPSLGAQLVGAQNDSAQLVAAAALGEQGAYTPRVERTFGLDAVAEAHAYVQQGHTRGKVVVTL; this comes from the coding sequence ATGCGTGCAGCGCGCTTCCACGAGTTCGGCGGCCCCGAGGTCCTCGTCGTCGAGGACGCCCCCGAGCCCCGCGCCGGCGCCGGCGAGGTGCGCGTCCGCGTCGCCGCGGCCAGCGTCAACCCGATCGACTGGAAGGTCCGTGCCGGGTACCTCAAGGACGCCATGCCCGTGACGTTCCCCGCGATCCCCGGGCGGGACGCGGCCGGCGTCGTCGACGAGGTCGGCGAGGGCGTCACCGGCGTGCAGGTCGGCGACCGCGTCTGGGGCCTGGGCGGCCTCGGCGGCGCCACCGCGGAGCTCGCGGTGCTGTCGGCGTTCGCCCCCGTCCCGTCCACCTGGACCCTCGAGCAGGCCGCCGCCGCCGGCCTCGCCACCGCGACCGCGACCGCAGCCCTCGACGCGCTCGGGGACCTGGCCGGCCGCACGCTGCTGGTCGAGGGCGCCGCCGGCGGCGTGGGCAGCGCGGCGGTCGAGATCGCCGTCGCCCGTGGCGCCACGGTCGTCGGCACCGCGAGCGAGCGCAACCACGACTTCCTGCGCGAGCTCGGCGCCGTGCCGACCACCTACGGCGAGGGCCTGGCCGACCGCGTCGCGCAGGTCGCGCCGCAGGGCGTCGACGCGGTGTTCGACACCGCCGGCTCGGGCTCGCTGGCCGACCTCGTCGCGATCGTCGGTGACGCGTCGCGCGTCGCGACCGTCGCCGACTACAGCGCGCCGTCCCTCGGCGCGCAGCTGGTCGGCGCCCAGAACGACTCCGCGCAGCTCGTGGCCGCCGCGGCGCTCGGCGAGCAGGGCGCGTACACGCCCCGCGTCGAGCGCACGTTCGGCCTCGACGCGGTCGCCGAGGCGCACGCGTACGTCCAGCAGGGCCACACCCGGGGCAAGGTCGTCGTCACCCTCTGA
- a CDS encoding DoxX family protein, protein MHVALWVVQALLALAFLAAGGMKLTRPKDALATALPWSASWSTPALRALGAVEVLGALGLVLPGLTGIATVLTPVAAVGLAVTMAGAVVLHLRRGETSGAAPSLVLLLLAALVAWGRLGPWPL, encoded by the coding sequence GTGCACGTCGCCCTCTGGGTCGTCCAGGCCCTGCTCGCCCTCGCCTTCCTCGCCGCCGGCGGCATGAAGCTCACCCGGCCCAAGGACGCGCTCGCCACCGCCCTGCCGTGGAGCGCCTCGTGGTCCACGCCCGCCCTGCGCGCGCTCGGCGCGGTCGAGGTGCTCGGCGCCCTGGGCCTGGTGCTGCCGGGCCTGACCGGGATCGCCACCGTGCTCACGCCCGTGGCCGCCGTCGGACTCGCCGTCACGATGGCCGGCGCCGTCGTGCTGCACCTGCGCCGCGGGGAGACGTCGGGCGCGGCGCCGAGCCTCGTGCTCCTGCTGCTCGCCGCGCTCGTCGCGTGGGGACGGCTGGGGCCGTGGCCGCTGTGA